In Methanonatronarchaeum sp. AMET-Sl, one genomic interval encodes:
- the cas3 gene encoding type I-D CRISPR-associated helicase Cas3', with protein sequence MKIKPLYLKVENKDYLDELKPYTHQLKVEKLIKNNNKSFGFNFSPTGSGKTFSWLKPAIEEGYGVVAVYPTNSLIEDQFETAKNFCKRYYPEKDVKITVLTRESVIQIKKKLKTKSNGKAVEKILNNLNEHNLKKGPSILLTNPDILLLILKGMYSSGQFMRGNLFSNNLLVVDEFHLADVKQRNDLIFMASYLMEEPYSKIENTLFLSATPNKEIINKLRNTISGDIEVFESKTFSSKFKESNCIMPEAELNLFVSELFKTSNHITENYLETVLEVCKDGRTVIMLDGLKEVDKIYNLLKSELPGKKVKRIDGFHRDKIEKKLSEFEVLVSNSAVEVGIDFEVKNIIFSGYSDARFMQRIGRLRKTSSDAENHIIALTDKNLINSIKTEKPIERKNLEALVRAKLGSNNRPESFTHTYSVMEWIHFYNKLRNELTSSEFKETEELITKLIKNLFSTDRKKITDRYLKKQAKKVVKIEGKAGPSSYLRDLETYRGDNFQALVYDKTENQIKTYNLNHLLRWGEVEFLKKEKLRDLIPDSKKDRFDNLSRYMNGYCLYEGSLEENYRNLWISPYSSNFFMSYLKKSNENPIIEPQNISGISFRTKPEISSIDNLNKYTKNKKMVVKALSGSKNDIRNIYGVSDYMMLYSIKTMNTLPKMVAAFGLDSFYLHRRVVDNQIQRTN encoded by the coding sequence GTGAAAATAAAACCTTTATACCTCAAGGTAGAGAACAAAGATTATTTAGATGAGTTAAAACCATACACCCATCAATTAAAAGTTGAAAAACTAATCAAAAATAACAATAAGAGTTTTGGATTCAATTTTTCCCCTACTGGTAGCGGTAAAACTTTTTCTTGGTTGAAACCTGCAATTGAAGAAGGATATGGTGTTGTTGCGGTCTATCCCACGAATTCTTTGATAGAAGACCAATTTGAGACAGCGAAGAATTTTTGTAAAAGATACTATCCAGAAAAAGATGTTAAAATAACAGTTTTAACTAGAGAATCAGTGATTCAAATAAAGAAAAAATTAAAAACAAAAAGTAACGGTAAAGCGGTTGAAAAAATATTAAATAATCTAAACGAACATAACCTGAAAAAAGGCCCATCAATTTTATTGACTAATCCAGATATCTTGTTACTTATTTTGAAAGGTATGTATTCCTCTGGACAGTTTATGCGAGGCAATCTTTTTTCTAATAATCTTCTAGTAGTTGATGAATTTCATTTAGCAGATGTAAAACAGAGAAATGACCTTATTTTCATGGCATCCTATCTAATGGAAGAACCATATTCCAAAATAGAAAATACTTTATTTCTATCCGCTACTCCTAATAAAGAAATAATAAACAAATTAAGAAATACAATCTCCGGAGATATTGAAGTATTTGAATCTAAAACCTTTTCTTCGAAATTTAAAGAATCCAATTGTATAATGCCAGAAGCAGAATTAAATCTTTTCGTATCTGAGTTATTTAAAACAAGTAATCACATAACAGAAAACTACCTCGAAACTGTGCTTGAAGTCTGTAAGGATGGAAGAACTGTAATTATGCTTGATGGATTGAAAGAAGTGGATAAAATATACAACTTACTTAAATCCGAATTACCAGGAAAGAAAGTAAAAAGGATCGATGGTTTCCATAGAGATAAAATTGAGAAAAAACTATCCGAATTTGAAGTATTAGTTAGTAATTCTGCAGTTGAAGTTGGAATTGATTTCGAAGTTAAAAATATTATTTTCTCAGGATACTCTGATGCTAGATTCATGCAGAGAATCGGTAGATTAAGAAAAACTAGTTCTGATGCAGAAAACCACATCATAGCTTTAACAGATAAAAACTTAATTAATTCAATTAAAACAGAAAAACCTATAGAAAGAAAAAATCTTGAAGCCTTAGTGAGAGCTAAATTAGGTTCCAATAACCGACCTGAATCTTTCACACATACGTACTCAGTGATGGAATGGATACATTTCTATAACAAATTAAGAAATGAGTTAACTAGCTCTGAATTTAAAGAAACTGAAGAATTGATTACTAAATTAATTAAAAACTTGTTCTCAACTGATAGGAAAAAGATTACAGATAGATACTTAAAAAAACAAGCTAAAAAGGTTGTTAAAATAGAGGGGAAGGCAGGGCCTTCAAGTTATTTACGGGATCTTGAAACTTATAGAGGCGATAACTTTCAAGCTCTAGTTTATGACAAAACTGAAAATCAGATTAAGACCTATAATTTAAACCACCTCCTTAGATGGGGTGAAGTTGAGTTTCTCAAAAAAGAAAAGCTCCGAGATTTAATTCCTGACTCTAAAAAAGACAGATTTGACAATCTATCGAGATACATGAATGGTTACTGTTTATATGAAGGATCACTAGAAGAAAACTATAGAAACCTTTGGATTTCTCCATATAGCTCCAATTTTTTCATGTCCTATTTAAAAAAATCTAATGAAAACCCCATAATCGAGCCTCAAAATATTTCTGGAATAAGTTTCAGGACCAAACCTGAAATAAGTTCTATTGATAATCTGAATAAATATACTAAAAACAAAAAAATGGTTGTCAAGGCTTTAAGCGGATCTAAAAATGACATAAGAAATATTTATGGTGTTTCTGATTACATGATGCTCTATTCTATAAAAACAATGAATACATTACCAAAAATGGTCGCTGCTTTTGGTTTAGATTCTTTTTATTTACACCGGAGAGTGGTTGATAATCAAATACAAAGAACTAATTAA
- the cas4 gene encoding CRISPR-associated protein Cas4: MIIKYKELINVSNLNQFIYCPRRYWYIKFYNTIGNNFYKKDGELKHKNKSKKGGWVHEVYLDSEELGLKGKIDILERNDKLIPIERKRAEDYFYSDKIQVTGYCMLLEDNIDRKINKGVIYLYGSDKREEIEINEELRNKVTQTINQMRNLDSNNPPKFVDNPNKCKKCSTLGYCMPKESKMLGES, from the coding sequence TTGATAATCAAATACAAAGAACTAATTAACGTTTCAAATTTGAATCAGTTTATTTATTGTCCACGTAGATATTGGTATATCAAATTCTATAATACGATTGGTAACAATTTCTACAAAAAAGATGGTGAACTCAAACACAAGAATAAGTCAAAAAAAGGTGGCTGGGTTCATGAAGTTTATCTAGATTCCGAAGAGCTGGGGCTTAAAGGGAAAATAGATATTTTAGAACGAAACGACAAATTAATACCTATAGAGCGAAAACGAGCGGAAGACTATTTTTATAGTGATAAAATACAGGTTACAGGATACTGTATGTTACTGGAAGATAATATTGATAGAAAAATCAATAAGGGGGTTATCTATCTGTATGGTTCAGACAAAAGAGAGGAAATTGAAATAAATGAAGAATTGAGAAATAAAGTTACTCAAACTATTAATCAAATGAGAAACCTTGATAGTAATAATCCTCCAAAATTCGTTGACAACCCTAATAAATGTAAGAAATGTTCTACTTTAGGATATTGCATGCCAAAAGAATCTAAAATGCTAGGTGAATCCTAA
- the cas1 gene encoding CRISPR-associated endonuclease Cas1, whose translation MGLKSAEQILNESSIYITKQGSQIRIKGGRIKVFDIENEEEIGSYPIKKIDTINVFGNINFTTPFITKASSNGITLNYFTQHGKYKGSFIPKKNTIARIRREQYNLSDKQKLKISKSIIEGKIRNSITLLKRKKITPPNKLEEIIDSIKKISEINLLRSYEGQAADLYFNKLDEALIDRWEFKKRSKNPPKNHINSLFSLTYTMIKNEVITSLRQYNLDPFLGIMHVDRYGRPALALDMMEELRPIFSDAFSIRLINRQTLTHDSFKQNNHLKEREFKKYLKKFEKYMKEKITHPHFGYKVTRRKSTRMQAILLRKTITGEMNKYHPLIFKK comes from the coding sequence ATGGGGTTGAAATCCGCTGAACAAATATTAAATGAGTCATCGATTTACATAACGAAACAAGGTAGCCAGATTAGAATAAAAGGAGGTAGAATTAAGGTTTTCGATATCGAAAATGAAGAAGAAATAGGGTCATATCCAATCAAAAAGATAGACACTATCAATGTATTTGGAAACATCAATTTCACCACACCTTTCATAACAAAAGCAAGCAGTAATGGTATAACACTAAATTACTTCACCCAACACGGTAAGTATAAAGGATCATTTATCCCTAAAAAGAACACTATAGCAAGAATAAGGAGAGAACAATATAATCTATCAGATAAACAAAAACTAAAAATCTCAAAATCCATTATAGAAGGGAAAATAAGAAACTCCATCACGTTATTAAAAAGGAAGAAAATAACCCCACCAAACAAACTAGAAGAAATTATTGACTCAATAAAAAAAATAAGCGAAATAAACTTACTTCGATCTTATGAAGGACAAGCTGCTGACTTATATTTTAATAAATTAGATGAAGCCTTAATAGATAGATGGGAATTCAAAAAAAGAAGTAAAAACCCTCCAAAAAATCATATAAACTCCTTATTTTCTTTGACATATACTATGATAAAAAACGAAGTAATAACATCTTTACGTCAATACAACCTAGATCCGTTTTTAGGAATTATGCATGTCGATAGATATGGAAGACCTGCTCTCGCATTAGACATGATGGAAGAATTAAGACCAATTTTCTCCGACGCATTTTCAATCAGGCTAATCAATAGACAAACCCTAACCCATGACTCTTTTAAACAAAATAACCACCTTAAAGAACGAGAATTTAAAAAATACCTAAAAAAATTCGAAAAATACATGAAAGAAAAAATAACACACCCACATTTCGGATACAAAGTAACAAGGCGAAAATCAACTAGAATGCAAGCAATATTACTAAGAAAAACCATTACTGGAGAAATGAATAAATACCATCCACTAATATTCAAAAAATAA
- the cas2 gene encoding CRISPR-associated endonuclease Cas2 has translation MRLVVTYDIRSDTRRRKVYKILESYGAWKQYSVFELEITKKEKIELIDRLSQKITKEDNIRIYTLCKKCAKEIEELGKKTKENKDFVI, from the coding sequence ATGAGATTAGTAGTAACCTACGACATAAGAAGCGATACCAGAAGAAGAAAAGTCTACAAAATACTAGAAAGCTACGGAGCATGGAAACAATACAGCGTTTTCGAACTAGAAATAACAAAAAAAGAAAAAATAGAATTAATAGACAGACTATCCCAAAAAATAACCAAAGAAGACAACATCCGAATATACACATTATGCAAAAAATGTGCAAAAGAAATAGAAGAACTAGGCAAAAAAACAAAAGAAAACAAAGACTTCGTAATATAA